The proteins below are encoded in one region of Telopea speciosissima isolate NSW1024214 ecotype Mountain lineage chromosome 10, Tspe_v1, whole genome shotgun sequence:
- the LOC122643958 gene encoding FRIGIDA-like protein 4a isoform X1, producing the protein MGSVAITDPGEMFQTSFEDFQRQTSLMTSCTLLWKELSDHFSSLEQDLQKKSEALKKKIENLDHKTKESLDVLEKREVSIDGNVEQALVVVEELKEAALKAFQNRGEEEFDDSEEGMLLKLRSFCSEMDSEGFWKFVTAKKKELDKLRAQIPLALSDCIDPPKFVMEAISEVFPVDKRVEKSEQSNDLGWACVLLLESLIPVVADPIFGNSRPLLPPRVKERAKEIAEAWKESLDQRGGIENVKTPDVHTFLQHLVTFAVVSKRDAELYRKLVIGSAWRKQMPKLAVSLGLGDKMAEMIKELINKGQQVDAVHFTYEVGLTDKFPPVPLLKAYLKDSRKAANSILEDRNNSGRAAQLAGRKEQSALRAVIKCIEEYKLEAEFPPEGLRKRLEQLEKSKAEKKRPAAVPANKRTRASNGGPMPPAKAGRLTNAYVSSFPAPAGPTFVRSPSHVQYPAGVPSYSYDRPAPPALYGNRSPPAVRDPYAYSPEEAAPPAIAGPYPGAPVNYPAYGVYGNGMAPGYQQVYYR; encoded by the exons ATGGGATCGGTAGCCATTACTGATCCCGGCGAAATGTTTCAGACGAGTTTCGAAGATTTCCAGAGGCAGACGTCCTTGATGACCAGCTGTACTCTGTTATGGAAGGAGCTTTCTGATCATTTTTCTTCGTTAGAACAAGATCTACAGAAGAAATCTGAAgccttgaagaagaaaatcGAAAACCTAGACCATAAaaccaaggaatccttagatgtTTTGGAGAAGCGTGAGGTTTCCATCGATGGAAATGTGGAACAGGCACTGGTTGTAGTTGAAGAACTCAAGGAGGCAGCACTGAAGGCTTTTCAGAATAGGGGTGAAGAAGAATTTGATGATAGTGAAGAAGGTATGCTCTTAAAGTTGAGATCTTTTTGTTCGGAGATGGATTCTGAAGGATTTTGGAAGTTTGTGActgcaaagaagaaagaattggACAAACTTCGTGCTCAGATTCCGTTGGCCTTGTCTGATTGCATTGATCCGCCGAAGTTTGTTATGGAGGCGATTTCCGAAGTTTTCCCAGTTGACAAGCGGGTTGAGAAGAGTGAGCAGTCGAATGATTTGGGTTGGGCTTGTGTCTTGCTCCTGGAATCGCTCATTCCTGTTGTGGCGGACCCTATTTTTGGGAATTCGCGACCTCTGTTGCCGCCGAGAGTGAAGGAACGGGCAAAGGAGATTGCAGAGGCTTGGAAGGAGAGTTTGGATCAGCGTGGGGGAATTGAGAATGTGAAGACGCCGGACGTACACACTTTTCTGCAGCACTTGGTTACATTTGCGGTTGTCTCTAAACGGGATGCTGAATTGTATCGGAAGCTCGTGATTGGTTCCGCCTGGCGGAAGCAGATGCCTAAGCTCGCTGTTTCACTTGGACTGGGGGATAAAATGGCTG AGATGATTAAAGAATTAATCAACAAGGGACAGCAAGTCGATGCAGTTCATTTTACATATGAAGTTGGCCTTACGGACAAGTTCCCTCCTGTTCCCCTGCTGAAAGCTTATCTGAAAGATTCGAGGAAAGCTGCCAATTCTATTTTGGAGGATCGTAACAATTCTGGCCGAGCAGCT CAGCTTGCTGGACGCAAGGAACAATCAGCGCTTCGAGCTGTCATCAAATGCATCGAGGAGTACAAGCTTGAGGCTGAGTTCCCTCCAGAAGGCCTCCGGAAGCGTCTTGAACAGCTTGAAAAGTCTAAGGCTGAGAAGAAAAGGCCAGCTGCAGTCCCCGCCAACAAGCGAACCCGTGCTAGCAATGGAGGACCTATGCCTCCTGCCAAGGCTGGCCGTTTGACAAATGCTTACGTATCCTCTTTCCCTGCACCTGCAGGCCCTACATTCGTCAGATCTCCATCCCATGTCCAATACCCAGCTGGGGTTCCATCTTACTCATATGATCGGCCTGCACCACCTGCTTTGTATGGTAACAGGAGCCCACCAGCTGTTAGGGATCCTTACGCTTACTCACCAGAAGAAGCAGCCCCTCCTGCAATCGCTGGGCCTTATCCAGGAGCTCCAGTGAATTATCCGGCATATGGAGTTTATGGCAATGGTATGGCACCAGGATATCAGCAGGTATACTACCGATAA
- the LOC122643958 gene encoding FRIGIDA-like protein 4a isoform X2, translated as MGSVAITDPGEMFQTSFEDFQRQTSLMTSCTLLWKELSDHFSSLEQDLQKKSEALKKKIENLDHKTKESLDVLEKREVSIDGNVEQALVVVEELKEAALKAFQNRGEEEFDDSEEGMLLKLRSFCSEMDSEGFWKFVTAKKKELDKLRAQIPLALSDCIDPPKFVMEAISEVFPVDKRVEKSEQSNDLGWACVLLLESLIPVVADPIFGNSRPLLPPRVKERAKEIAEAWKESLDQRGGIENVKTPDVHTFLQHLVTFAVVSKRDAELYRKLVIGSAWRKQMPKLAVSLGLGDKMAEMIKELINKGQQVDAVHFTYEVGLTDKFPPVPLLKAYLKDSRKAANSILEDRNNSGRAALAGRKEQSALRAVIKCIEEYKLEAEFPPEGLRKRLEQLEKSKAEKKRPAAVPANKRTRASNGGPMPPAKAGRLTNAYVSSFPAPAGPTFVRSPSHVQYPAGVPSYSYDRPAPPALYGNRSPPAVRDPYAYSPEEAAPPAIAGPYPGAPVNYPAYGVYGNGMAPGYQQVYYR; from the exons ATGGGATCGGTAGCCATTACTGATCCCGGCGAAATGTTTCAGACGAGTTTCGAAGATTTCCAGAGGCAGACGTCCTTGATGACCAGCTGTACTCTGTTATGGAAGGAGCTTTCTGATCATTTTTCTTCGTTAGAACAAGATCTACAGAAGAAATCTGAAgccttgaagaagaaaatcGAAAACCTAGACCATAAaaccaaggaatccttagatgtTTTGGAGAAGCGTGAGGTTTCCATCGATGGAAATGTGGAACAGGCACTGGTTGTAGTTGAAGAACTCAAGGAGGCAGCACTGAAGGCTTTTCAGAATAGGGGTGAAGAAGAATTTGATGATAGTGAAGAAGGTATGCTCTTAAAGTTGAGATCTTTTTGTTCGGAGATGGATTCTGAAGGATTTTGGAAGTTTGTGActgcaaagaagaaagaattggACAAACTTCGTGCTCAGATTCCGTTGGCCTTGTCTGATTGCATTGATCCGCCGAAGTTTGTTATGGAGGCGATTTCCGAAGTTTTCCCAGTTGACAAGCGGGTTGAGAAGAGTGAGCAGTCGAATGATTTGGGTTGGGCTTGTGTCTTGCTCCTGGAATCGCTCATTCCTGTTGTGGCGGACCCTATTTTTGGGAATTCGCGACCTCTGTTGCCGCCGAGAGTGAAGGAACGGGCAAAGGAGATTGCAGAGGCTTGGAAGGAGAGTTTGGATCAGCGTGGGGGAATTGAGAATGTGAAGACGCCGGACGTACACACTTTTCTGCAGCACTTGGTTACATTTGCGGTTGTCTCTAAACGGGATGCTGAATTGTATCGGAAGCTCGTGATTGGTTCCGCCTGGCGGAAGCAGATGCCTAAGCTCGCTGTTTCACTTGGACTGGGGGATAAAATGGCTG AGATGATTAAAGAATTAATCAACAAGGGACAGCAAGTCGATGCAGTTCATTTTACATATGAAGTTGGCCTTACGGACAAGTTCCCTCCTGTTCCCCTGCTGAAAGCTTATCTGAAAGATTCGAGGAAAGCTGCCAATTCTATTTTGGAGGATCGTAACAATTCTGGCCGAGCAGCT CTTGCTGGACGCAAGGAACAATCAGCGCTTCGAGCTGTCATCAAATGCATCGAGGAGTACAAGCTTGAGGCTGAGTTCCCTCCAGAAGGCCTCCGGAAGCGTCTTGAACAGCTTGAAAAGTCTAAGGCTGAGAAGAAAAGGCCAGCTGCAGTCCCCGCCAACAAGCGAACCCGTGCTAGCAATGGAGGACCTATGCCTCCTGCCAAGGCTGGCCGTTTGACAAATGCTTACGTATCCTCTTTCCCTGCACCTGCAGGCCCTACATTCGTCAGATCTCCATCCCATGTCCAATACCCAGCTGGGGTTCCATCTTACTCATATGATCGGCCTGCACCACCTGCTTTGTATGGTAACAGGAGCCCACCAGCTGTTAGGGATCCTTACGCTTACTCACCAGAAGAAGCAGCCCCTCCTGCAATCGCTGGGCCTTATCCAGGAGCTCCAGTGAATTATCCGGCATATGGAGTTTATGGCAATGGTATGGCACCAGGATATCAGCAGGTATACTACCGATAA